In the genome of Triticum urartu cultivar G1812 chromosome 5, Tu2.1, whole genome shotgun sequence, one region contains:
- the LOC125508470 gene encoding translocase of chloroplast 90, chloroplastic, whose protein sequence is MMMNFRDWISYRLGSSLLAARPFAISRSDAGASQGDGEGTTQSEFVETVSANRFPSNDSRALEVTSNPQAVSSGLLQPDHDHNKSDPLKQVEALQIKFLRLVHRTGVPPSTNVVAQVLYRLQLANLIKAGESDAKTTNLAINKARVIAAEQEAPGEPDLDLPLRILLLGKTGVGKSATINSMFDETKVATNALVPGTSRIKRVHGNIKGVRVTVIDTPGLLPHYHSQRRNRKILHAVKRFIKRNPPDIVLYFERLDHINSRCSDYPLLKLITDTLGSSIWFNTVLVMTHCSSSPPEGPDGHPLEYDAYTRYCKNVVERHIQLAASNTQLENPIVLVDNHPMCRRNTRGERVLPNGQVWVSELLLLCGATKLLAEANSLLKFEDSFLLSQANARLPSLPHLLSSLLKPSVSLSTEGVDNEMTELSDEEDEYDQLPPFRVLKRSEYEKLTKEQRTAYLDELDYRETSYLKQQWKEGIRSQKLAEAQNTEASSAVADDYEESTSPVVHISDMEIPLSFDSDYPAHRYRHVITNDQLFRPVLDPQGWDHDIGFNGINFESCHDLKKNISTSIAGQMMKDKEDMYIQSECSVSYSDQRRYSLMGGMDMQTASKDLVFTVHGDARFQNLPWNTTGGGISVTKFGSKYFSGAKLEDSITIGKRIHLVANAGRMVGGGQVADGGGLEVTVRGKDYPVREGSTSMAATALSFEKETVIGANLQSVFRVGHGSKLSVSANVNSRNLGRLCVKISTSDHVEIALVVAVSLVQFLLRRRLLPTGKGHQQLDTDLDE, encoded by the exons ATGATGATGAACTTCAGGGACTGGATCTCATACCGGCTCGGGTCGTCGCTGCTGGCGGCGAGGCCGTTCGCCATCTCCCGGTCCGACGCCGGCGCCTCCCAGGGCGATGGGGAAG GTACAACACAAAGTGAGTTTGTAGAAACCGTATCCGCCAACAGATTTCCTTCCAATGATAGCCGTGCACTAGAGGTCACATCCAACCCACAGGCTGTTTCCTCTGGTCTTCTTCAGCCAGATCATGATCACAACAAGTCAGATCCACTAAAGCAAGTTGAGGCACTTCAAATTAAGTTTTTGCGGCTGGTACACAGGACTGGAGTGCCTCCCAGTACCAATGTAGTTGCACAGGTACTGTACAGACTGCAGCTTGCCAACTTGATCAAGGCTGGTGAATCAGATGCGAAGACAACTAACCTTGCTATCAACAAAGCCAGAGTTATAGCAGCAGAACAAGAAGCACCCGGTGAACCTGATTTGGACCTCCCCTTGCGAATTCTTCTTCTGGGAAAGACTGGTGTGGGAAAGAGCGCCACAATAAACTCCATGTTTGATGAAACAAAGGTTGCTACTAATGCACTTGTTCCTGGTACTAGTAGGATAAAGAGGGTTCATGGAAATATCAAAGGAGTAAGAGTTACAGTTATCGACACACCTGGTCTGCTACCTCATTACCATAGCCAACGGAGGAACAGGAAGATTTTGCATGCTGTCAAGCGTTTCATTAAAAGAAACCCGCCTGATATCGTCCTGTACTTTGAGCGGCTTGACCATATTAACAGCAGATGCAGTGACTACCCTCTGCTGAAGCTTATAACTGATACCTTGGGTTCTTCGATATGGTTCAACACTGTCCTTGTAATGACTCACTGTTCCTCATCTCCTCCTGAAGGACCAGATGGTCATCCTTTGGAATATGACGCGTACACCCGTTACTGTAAGAATGTCGTGGAGCGTCATATCCAGCTAGCAGCTTCTAACACACAGCTGGAGAACCCTATTGTTCTGGTTGACAATCATCCAATGTGCAGACGGAACACCAGGGGTGAAAGAGTTTTGCCAAATGGGCAGGTATGGGTATCAGAACTTCTTTTGCTGTGTGGGGCGACCAAGTTGTTAGCAGAAGCAAATTCCTTACTAAAGTTCGAAGATAGTTTTCTGCTGTCACAAGCAAATGCCAGGCTGCCTTCACTCCCTCATCTTCTTTCATCACTCCTTAAACCTTCTGTGTCATTGAGTACTGAGGGTGTTGACAATGAGATGACTGAGCTATCAGATGAGGAGGATGAATATGATCAGCTACCACCTTTCCGTGTTCTAAAAAGATCTGAATATGAAAAGTTGACCAAAGAACAGAGAACTGCATATCTTGATGAACTGGACTACCGTGAGACTTCATACCTCAAACAGCAGTGGAAGGAGGGAATCCGGAGCCAAAAGCTTGCTGAAGCCCAAAACACCGAAGCATCATCTGCAGTCGCTGATGATTATGAAGAGAGCACATCCCCAGTTGTGCACATATCAGATATGGAAATCCCATTAAGTTTTGACTCTGATTATCCAGCACACCGCTACCGTCACGTTATAACTAATGATCAGTTGTTTAGACCAGTTTTGGATCCCCAAGGATGGGACCATGATATTGGGTTCAATGGTATCAATTTTGAATCATGTCATGACTTAAAAAAGAACATATCAACATCTATTGCTGGACAGATGATGAAGGACAAAGAAGACATGTATATCCAGTCGGAATGTTCAGTAAGCTATAGTGATCAAAGGCGCTACTCATTGATGGGGGGCATGGATATGCAAACAGCGAGTAAGGATTTGGTTTTTACTGTTCATGGGGATGCCAGGTTCCAAAATCTGCCTTGGAACACCACCGGAGGAGGTATTTCTGTTACTAAATTCGGGTCAAAGTATTTTTCTGGGGCCAAATTAGAAGACTCCATCACCATTGGGAAACGAATCCACTTGGTAGCCAATGCCGGGAGGATGGTTGGCGGTGGACAAGTGGCAGATGGAGGTGGCCTGGAAGTCACAGTAAGGGGGAAAGACTACCCTGTGAGAGAAGGGAGCACCAGCATGGCGGCCACTGCTCTGTCGTTCGAGAAAGAGACTGTAATCGGGGCGAATCTTCAGTCTGTCTTCCGAGTGGGCCATGGGTCAAAATTATCGGTCAGCGCAAACGTAAACAGCAGAAATCTAGGCCGGCTCTGTGTCAAGATCAGCACGTCAGACCATGTGGAAATAGCTCTGGTCGTGGCCGTATCACTGGTCCAGTTCTTGCTAAGGAGAAGATTGCTGCCGACTGGCAAAGGCCACCAACAGCTTGACACCGACTTAGATGAGTAA